GGTGATAGAAGGTACAACCTGCACATCCTAATCACATCAAgcgctgctgttgttgttggagacTGATTTTTCGATTATTCTGAAATCAGATATCTTTGTGCCACATAAAAGCAGTTGGGGACTTGACCATTATTATTGCTGTCGTTCTGAATTATCATCTTAAACGTGGCACTAAtaggaaattaattcaaaatatcTTACTTCCCAGACCAATGCTCTGTACCAAGCAAACAGCAATCCAATCTCCCACATCAAcgaaaaaacaatataaagaaCAATTGCTAATCAAAGAAAGACATCATgcgaaaggaaaacaaaaaaacagacaagcgAAGAAAAGAAGATTGAACTGACGGGAAGACTTTTGGAGATTAATATCAAAGTGGCAAACCAGAAATCATCCCATCAATATCAACTATTAATTCAAatatatgtattaaatatagtatataaaCTTAACTAACAATGCTGCCATCACAATGGCAATTGCACCGTCATAAATTGTTGTCATAAGCAGGTTTGTGTTAAAGCACAGTTAGAAGACAGTGacaaataatgaagaaaaaatatgaagctAATAATTCATTCTTTCGTTTTAATCATAGAACAATTagaacattaaaatgtgttctacacccatatttatttattaatgtatttatttgtttatttattaaatgcttgtgtttaaaaaaaggggggagacATACATTTAGCATAAACTTAATCTTAAGCAGATTCCGATCCTTCAAATGTATCaactgtttatttaatttttaaaaaatacatattttaagtgTTGTCAATATGGTTCCTGATTTCCAAATTCTGCGAAACTGACAATCTTCTACACAGCCTGCATCATGCCAGAGCGGAATGGCTGGAAAGAAAACTACAGTACCCGGCACGCACAAAATATAAACACGCCTGGCTAGTCGTTCGTTTGTGGCAAGGGAAAAAGAGCGGCCATGTTGAATTGCCAAGAGGAGACACAATAGAAAAAGACGTGCATTTgaaaagaattaaataaataaaacaatttaatttatggtTAGTTATAAGCtacaactgaaaagaaaaataatttaccaGGACAAGAGGTAAAGACTGCTTTATCATATAGTTAAACGAAACCATGCAAATCTGTTGTTGAACTTACAAGATGTCCATTGCTAATTAGCTAATGAGCttgctaacgttaacgttagcaaGGTAGCAGAGATGGCTAGCTAACGATTACTGACTAGCGTGCCAGCggcgtatttatttattttttatctgctCTGGGTAGTTGCACTTAAAAATAGGTAATTGTGACGTTTCTCGCTATGTGCTTGCCTAAGTTAGTAGGCTAACATAAGGTCGTTTTTGTAGCTAAGTAGCGTGTGACGTTAGCTACTGTGCATGATAAAATGTACGTTAGCTAACAGTACATGATAAAATTCATGTTAGCAGGCTAGTGCGAATTATTACGGTTGTGCTTCTTCTCAAATCTGGTGACCCCGTAAGGTCTGCATCTAGCGAACAGTTTGGTAAACTAGCTGCAGCTAACGTCAGCCGTTTAAAATTGTGGCCTTGCTCATTTTAACAGCTACACCCGAAAGCTATTTTGAAGCTAAGTTACCAGGCGCTAACTGCGTGTTGACAGTATTTCATTCTTCACCTTGCAAAATGGACAGCTACTTTGTTAAATATGTTAgcaacacacaaaagcaaatggCATGCTATTAGCTAGCTTCGATATGTTCCCCGTAGTAAGGCAACTTTGCTTAACACGACCAACtgaactaacgttagctagctagcctgctTTTGCCAAGTTACTTGGCGAGCTCGGCTTATCAGGTGTTAACGTTAGCAAACGTTAGTATTCGTAACAGGCAAGCTAACAGTTAGCCAACTTATTTGTTTTCAGCGGAAACATTTCCCTTGCTTGACAGGTAAACTGGGTCGCTGTCATTACTAATAGTCGCAACCTTTCCTACGACATTTAGGTTAGTGACCAAGTAAGGTTACATAATAAGCGAAATCAAGCACTTAGTCTACGGTCTTGAGTTAATAATACTTACGCAGCCAAAGCTAAATTGGACTCTTATGGGGAGGGTTGTGATTGCCGAGATCACCACGTGGGCATGGCACAGTTGGGGGGTGTTTGCGAATTTAAAGTGAATGCTGTAAATAAAGCGAAAGCAAGGAGTGTACGAGTTTGAATGTTAAACCACTGCATTATACGCTAGCCTATGAGCACAATTTAGCATCACCACCTTAACCCCAGTTTCAGTATACCACCAGTTAACCACCCCCTTTGCAAAGAGAATCAGGTTAGGTGCTATTGACTTAATCATATTTATAGGCCCTAAAGATGATAACAGTATCAACGTATGATCTTGATCTCTACATTTCCACAACAGTAGAGATTATTAACGTTATTTATATGGTGTTCTAAAGGGATATATGGATAAAACATTAACATCAAAGGATGGAGAGTCCTTATCTTGAGGAGGTCTTGAACAGACTTGAACAGTCTCTCCCCACTGTTGCCTCTTAATATTGAACTGCACCTCTGGATTGGAactcttttaattttattcattggCCAGATTTAACATACTGACCCGGAGAATCATTAGATGATATAGATGATGCATTTAGATGAtcaaaatcagttttattcCCATGCGGTGTTTGAACATGTTTCCCTCCTGCTGTCCTGACAGGTTTTTGCAGATTGGAGTTTTGGGCCCATAGAAGTGACCACACGTCGCAGTTCGCTCTCCCACAGGCTCAGAGAGTAGGGGAGACCACCGGATAGGCAGAGATCAAGGAAACAGGAGCAGAAGACACTGTCAAACAAAGACCAGAAGGGCCACATAGACCAGTTTGCTTTCAGACCACCAGTGGTTTATGCcgtacattttatttcagcgGAAACTTTGAAACAGATGCACAGGTCTAATCTGAAACGGCTGAATATTGGAAGACAGAGATACATTTAATAATTGAACCTGTTGGGGTCAGAAAGCCACTTTACAATAAAGTGACTTTaaaagagaagggaaaaaagtgCTCTATTGGTAAAACAAGTATAAAAAGTTTGAGTTTTTgagttgaaaaaatatttccagaaaCTGTTTCTTCAGTTCATATTGCCTTAGCAGTTCTAATCTAGGACTTACTTTACCACTGTACACGCTCAGATATAATTTTCTATATTGTGTGCgagtatataatatatttatttatataaattgtaaTTTCTCTTCTTTTGGAAGAgctgttgtgatattttttcacatgtacagtgcttctttatttttaagagGTTTGTGCTGTACGGACCAGTTTGTATATATAAGAGTATTATGAAGTTctaacataaaaagaaaaaaattcaagagtacgtttacattacaaaaaagcaATACAATCATAGAAATAAAATTTGTGGGGAAAACCTGTCAAGGGAAATCGAATCTAGCTCTTAGTAGTTAAGAGGTCAGGGAAAAGACTTCTGAGAAATGGCTACCGCAAGAACGGAGAACCTCGCCTCTGTGGTCGTGGGGCTGAACGGGCAAATGAGGGGGCAGCCCAAACCAGCTTCCCCTCAGCCGGGACCCTTCGCACTCGGCTCACAGCCGGGGAAGGCCCCAGGTGCTCCTCCAAAAGATGGTATTGGCGCACAGGATGGCGGTGGCATCAGGTAAGGCCTGTGTGAATAGCTGTTCTCTTTGTGTCCCCGCCCCACCTCCATTACAAACACGTTAGCGGGTTTTCATTAGTGTTGAGGAGTGATCTGTCTCTAGGTGGCCTGCAAGCTCAAACAGATCAGACTGCTTTGCGGTGTTGATCAATGCAAATCAGTCATTGAAAACAAATGGCTGCCCTTCTGTGAATTTGTTCACCAACCTCAGTAACCTATCAATCCTCAATGTGTGTAACATCTTTATTTTGCTCTTCAGCCGGAGTTGTGCGCAGTTTcgtctgttttaaaaaaagaaaaagtcctcttatgttttttttcctgtcttatTCCGCTTGAAGGTTTGGCGATGACTGGAAGAAGAACCTGCAGCTGCCTCCTAAAGACACTCGAATGAGAACTTCAGTGAGTTTCCACACGTGCAAAGTTACCGATTTGTATTCACATTATCACAGCTCTTAGAGATTCCAAGCTGAGCGTGCTCGCTTTTTTTGTCTGCCAGTGTTTGACTATGCCGCTGTGCTTCAGTCTTTTGCCGAAacagtctcctctcctctgattAGAATTATGTTTTGCTGTCGGAAATATTTGGTAATTTAGCAAAATTGAGAGTTTATGTCTCTGTGACATACAATTGTGTAAAAGTAATTTTTGGCATGTAGATGTAATGCAAGCGCTGTGTCTTGATTTGTGTTTGAACTTTCTAAAATCTTCCATTATTTCAtacccaaaaacatttttttttttttttttttttgcgaaagaGCTTTGTAATTCCAAGCTATGTTCTCTTTTACATTTAGCATTTGGGTGCTAATACTCCCCCCTCCatcttctctccccctctcttgttccgtctgtccccccccccaggatgtGACCGCTACGAAGGGTAACGAGTTTGAGGACTACTGCCTGAAGCGGGAGCTCCTGATGGGCATCTTCGAAATGGGCTGGGAGAAGCCCTCCCCCATCCAGGTACCTGCCGCTCGTCCGCGCCCCGGCTCTCGCCGTCGGCGTCCTCGCCCGTCGGCGGCGGCAACGGCCGCTGCGGCTTTTTGCGGATTTTCCCCCCCCGGTGTCTCCGTCCCGTCTAACGGCCTCGCTCTCGGTCCCTCCCCTTACAGGAGGAGAGCATCCCCATCGCGCTGTCCGGCAGGGACATTTTGGCCCGGGCCAAGAACGGCACGGGGAAGAGCGGCGCCTATCTCATCCCCTTACTGGAGAGGATAGACCTGAAGAAGGACTTCATACAGGGTGAGACGCGCGTTCCCGTTTGCGCGGTGACACTGAAGCTCCATTCAGTCATACGTACGCGATGACGCTGAAATTCCGTTTAGTCATACGTGCACATTGACACCGCCGGTGACACAAAAACATCCCCGTGAGCTTAGAACGAATTGGAAAAACAAGCGTTGCCTGCCGGTGACGATGGTTTCCTATAAATAAATCAGCAGTTGCCCCTTCTGAATTGAAAGAAAATATCTGCGGCGTTGGCGGAAGTGGTCAGTGGTTAAAGCGGTAACCCCAGGTGTGAGTTACAGCTAGCACAGGAGATTGAGGCGAACAGAACTGACCTCATTCGGTACTTTACTGAAGCAGGTACTTGGAACCAGTGCATGGATCGTCTACatcagggatactcaaatctggtcTTCAAGGCCGTTAGTATTagtactgctgttttttttctttctttcttctatCTAATAATTGATTGATCGATCagtgccactgattggccagaggttTTAATGGTGCGGCGCGTGGTTCCCTCTCCCTCGGCCAGCGATGGTGATGGTGCCCACTCGGGAGCTGGCCCTGCAGGTCAGCCAGATCAGCATCCAGGTCAGCAAGCATCTGGGCGGGGTCAAGGTCATGGCCACCACCGGGGGCACCAACCTGAGAGACGACATCATGCGGCTGGACGAGACCGGTAACTGCCTCTAGGAGCAGGGGAGGCCTAAATCTATCTATCTGTCACTCATGGTTTATggccctctcctgcccccccacaatgaacactttttttcacTGAGCTTACAGTAACAAGTCTGCTGTTGTAGTAACTGGTTGTAATGACCCAGAGGGGAATATTTTTCatagttgtttttttggtgaatgtgaatgttttatggttgctttttttattcttctgtgctgtgttgtagtTGTCTCTGTGTGCTGCACCATCTTGGCCAGGGCTTCCTTTAAAaggatttaaaagaaaaatattttttggattcACCAGGATGAACAAAAGGCTGTTCATCCTGGTCATCATTTGGGCGTTGGTCGTCCGTACATATCAGTTTTAATATTGTTGGAATACAACTTATCTTCCAAATTTCATAATCAAAACTAATGAAACGTGTTTGTCTAAGAGTAAGTGTCTTCTCATGTTGTGGACAACCAGAGCTCTAGGAGTAATGTCAACACTTTTCTTGGTGTTGTCCGGAAAGAGTAGCCAGATTAAAAGGTCCTTTTGGCCCAGACTAGTACTACAGTGCCTGACTAGGGAAAAGAGCTGGGACCTGTATCACCAAGCGGGCTTACCAGGTTGTCTGGATAACTGCACCAAGTAAAACCCTCCCagatctggaacatggactgaagtaaaaacagctgttctggattttactcagtgcagttatctgGCTAACTGGGTAATCCTGCTTTGTCAAACAGGCCCTTGAAATCTAAAAAGGAGAGAGTTGATCTCGGAGCCTCACTGTATGTTACAGAAATAATGTTTTACACAACACTGGGTCTGAGAAGTGTCTCCTGTGCAGGGTTTACCAGTCTGTAGCTCTTCTGACTCTTGAGTACTTGGCTTGTTATTGTCCCATGAGGCTGGGTGCTAAATGTTGCCTACCTTGCCTCCAAATGTTTAGAGGCCACTCACTGATAAGAAATGAAAACTGGGACCAACCCCAGCCCGGGCTGCTTCTGTACTGCGGCCTGGAGTCCTTAATGAACTGCACTGTTAAACTGTGTTTCACGTAGCACAATGCAGAGTGTGATTCTGAGCACTGTGCTTGGTTCCCTCTGTTGGGCTGTGctttgacccccccctccccctccccgccctctGCTACCTCCCGCAGTGCATGTGGTGATCGCCACCCCAGGCAGAATCCTGGACCTGATAAAGAAGGGCGTGGCCAAAGTGGACAGGGTGCAGATAATGGTGATGGATGAGGTATGGAGATGCGGTTAGCCTGCTCTAATGCACGCACGCTTGCCAGCAAAACCACACTTTCGCAGAAACGGGTCAGGAAATCGGTCAGCTGGTAGGTCAAGCCAAAGCGCATATGGTTGTAGCACTTGCCTAAATTTGGTTACAAACTGTTGTGTGAGTTCAGATGTACCCATATCAGCAGTGCTGAATATAATACTCACAACATGGTGGTAATAGTGCAGTAATGGTGGTAAAACTGTAGTAATGGTGGTAATAGTGCAGTAATGGTGGTAATAGTGTAGTAATGGTGGTGAAACTGCCGTAATGGTGGTAATAGTGCAGTAATGGTGGTAAAACTGCAGTAATGGTGGTAATAGTGCAGTAATGGTGGTAAAACTGCAGTAATAGTGCAGTAATGGTGGTAATAGTGAAGTAATGGTGGTAAAAGTGTAGTAATGGCGATAAAACTGTAGTAATGGCGGTACGAGCGGCTCCTCTGATCTGTCCCTCCTCTCCGCCAGGCCGATAAGCTGCTGTCTCAGGACTTCGTGGTCCTGATCGAGGACATCATCAGCTTCCTGGCCAAGGGCCGGCAGATCCTGCTCTACTCGGCCACCTTCCCCATCAGCGTGCAGAAGTTCATGGTGAGGCGCTGCTCGTTTAGGGGCTTCCGCAGCACTGCTACCAAGGGGCGGTGTTATTTGACTGTTTAAATCCGCACGTTCGCCCCCAAAGTATCCATTTCGATTTCGCTAAGTCACCGGtgacgtatgcacgcaagttcatgTTATAAATGAACCCCctcctgcagtttctatagcctaatgcgcaaatgaataaagcactttctcatGGATGTgatttgccacaactcggcatttattaatcacaataatagggaaatgattgtttataggaaatccctgtttatttcttaacacacaAACTATTGAAACTGCTAAAACCTGTAGCcttaaacaacataaattacttactctgtttaattttttttacttccttcaTCATCCAGTTTTATCAacatcttcagaacagaaaggaaacatagcctgccatgggaacattatttagcctaaattgttagctgaccagatctgttgaacgaagtgaaaaaagagactagCTGACCAGTAGcgttaggtgtccatggagcatcaccggaggttattggcaaggaaaaccagacgatccagttgctctgggtccagggcagaacgttttttgttgacagaggaagtaacgttagcacaggaaatgaaacttaaaaaaaaaaaagaattttttgaACAGCCCTAGTCTGTTCAGAGGCTCTGAAATGCTCGTAGTTGCTTGATAAGAGTCCTCAGTCTGCTGCAGCCTTTATCTCGCACTACACTGTGTCGCTTCCTTTGTTAAttctcctcctcatccccccACCCAGGCAAAGCACCTCCAGAAGCCCTATGAGATTAACCTGATGGATGAGCTCACGCTGAAGGGCATCACCCAGTACTACGCCTACGTCACCGAGAGGCAGAAAGTGCACT
This region of Anguilla rostrata isolate EN2019 chromosome 8, ASM1855537v3, whole genome shotgun sequence genomic DNA includes:
- the LOC135261932 gene encoding probable ATP-dependent RNA helicase ddx6 translates to MATARTENLASVVVGLNGQMRGQPKPASPQPGPFALGSQPGKAPGAPPKDGIGAQDGGGIRFGDDWKKNLQLPPKDTRMRTSDVTATKGNEFEDYCLKRELLMGIFEMGWEKPSPIQEESIPIALSGRDILARAKNGTGKSGAYLIPLLERIDLKKDFIQAMVMVPTRELALQVSQISIQVSKHLGGVKVMATTGGTNLRDDIMRLDETVHVVIATPGRILDLIKKGVAKVDRVQIMVMDEADKLLSQDFVVLIEDIISFLAKGRQILLYSATFPISVQKFMAKHLQKPYEINLMDELTLKGITQYYAYVTERQKVHCLNTLFSRLQINQSIIFCNSTQRVELLAKKITQLGYSCFYIHAKMMQEYRNRVFHDFRNGLCRNLVSTDLFTRGIDIQAVNVVINFDFPKNAETYLHRIGRSGRYGHLGLAINLITSEDRFNLKATEDQLVTDIKPIPGSIDKSLYVAEFHTADPEAEAAGAEPEAAEAEPEAAAAEPEPEAALLQES